From Candidatus Zixiibacteriota bacterium, a single genomic window includes:
- a CDS encoding prephenate dehydrogenase: MKPVSEWRVLIVGLGQIGGSIGLDLVERTLVAEVIGFDIDNSTRESAVERRAVHRTVEDPIAAAEAADLIILAVPIRKTIEVINSLAESLSEGNCVADVAGIRTGILQTVESLEQPINFVGVHPMAGSEGIGLESAVHGLFEGASLAITPSSKLGTGWLESIMELIGGLGGNPLMLTPDKHDRLVGMASHLPHILGVALMNLALKYQADDDRSFKTIGGSFKSATRVTASSVELMLDMFLTNSIHDRELIEELIAELESLKQQITDSDEPVLRDYLDKAQKARRLL; encoded by the coding sequence GTGAAACCAGTCTCCGAGTGGAGGGTCTTGATTGTCGGCCTCGGACAGATCGGCGGCTCGATAGGTCTCGATCTTGTTGAACGAACGCTGGTGGCCGAAGTTATCGGGTTCGACATCGACAATTCCACTCGGGAATCAGCAGTTGAACGCCGCGCTGTTCATCGGACGGTGGAGGATCCCATTGCAGCAGCAGAGGCGGCTGATCTTATCATTCTCGCCGTTCCAATCCGCAAAACTATTGAGGTTATCAACTCGTTGGCGGAGTCATTGAGTGAAGGCAACTGCGTTGCTGATGTTGCCGGTATCCGTACAGGTATACTTCAAACGGTAGAGTCGCTTGAACAGCCGATCAACTTTGTCGGTGTGCATCCGATGGCCGGCAGTGAAGGGATCGGTCTTGAGTCGGCCGTGCATGGACTGTTCGAAGGAGCGTCTCTTGCCATAACGCCGTCATCCAAACTTGGCACGGGCTGGCTGGAATCGATCATGGAACTCATCGGAGGTCTTGGTGGAAACCCACTGATGCTGACTCCGGACAAACATGACCGCCTGGTCGGGATGGCTTCGCATCTGCCGCATATCTTGGGCGTGGCCCTGATGAACCTTGCTTTGAAATACCAGGCAGACGATGATCGTTCATTCAAGACAATTGGCGGCAGTTTCAAAAGTGCTACTCGCGTGACCGCTTCATCGGTGGAGTTGATGCTCGACATGTTTTTGACCAACAGCATCCACGACCGCGAACTGATCGAGGAACTCATCGCCGAACTGGAGTCTCTCAAACAGCAGATCACCGACTCAGACGAACCTGTTCTTCGCGACTACCTCGACAAAGCCCAAAAGGCCCGGCGACTCCTGTAG
- the aroH gene encoding chorismate mutase — MTPVRGIRGAIRADENNRESVQSATRELVEAMMKANDLKLTDIVSAFFTATPDLNADFPAYATRELGWKHVPMLCAQEINVPGAMTRVIRILFHVNNGSTPEEIKHVYLGDTKTLRPDLAEGEKDDRRNES, encoded by the coding sequence ATGACACCAGTCCGAGGTATCAGAGGCGCCATTCGGGCCGATGAAAACAACCGCGAGTCGGTGCAGTCGGCCACGCGAGAACTGGTCGAGGCAATGATGAAGGCCAACGATCTCAAACTCACCGACATTGTTTCGGCCTTTTTCACCGCCACGCCCGATCTCAACGCCGACTTTCCCGCCTACGCCACCCGCGAACTCGGATGGAAACATGTACCGATGTTGTGCGCCCAGGAAATCAATGTCCCCGGCGCCATGACCCGGGTCATTCGGATTCTGTTCCATGTCAACAACGGCTCAACGCCCGAAGAGATCAAGCACGTCTACCTCGGGGATACCAAAACGCTCAGGCCGGACCTGGCTGAAGGAGAGAAAGATGATCGTCGTAATGAAAGCTGA
- a CDS encoding asparagine synthetase B, with product MRTFVLITIVLALAVSAQGAGLLIPMDETQTDHLKAYGVCYRALDAGYKAEWLLNFRGGSFLIDHSSEISNVCLLMGVSYEQVTQGQVADIYRQIEVENMERVELEKAPVIAVYSPPTNEPWDDAVTLALTYAEIKYDVVYDEELLGGGLEEYDWLHLHHEDFTGQYGKFYGAFRNQLWYQAQVRANEELAAKLGYNKVSQLKLDVAKTVYDYVRRGGFFFSMCSAPETIDIALAAEGLDIVPREIDGDAVDPGVQAQLDFTRTFAFENFVLELDPLVYSHSDIDTYPDRLVRFLDESQDYFYLFDFAAKLDPVPTMLSQCHTSTVNGYLGQSTGFRKSLLKKFVTPLGQPDNFDEVRYLHGNLGRGTFTFLSGHDPEDYRHMVHDPPTELVLHKHSPGYRLILNNVLFPAAKKKERKT from the coding sequence ATGAGAACATTTGTTTTAATCACAATCGTCTTAGCCCTGGCCGTATCGGCGCAAGGTGCCGGATTGCTCATCCCGATGGATGAGACCCAGACCGATCATCTCAAAGCCTACGGTGTCTGCTATCGTGCCCTCGATGCCGGGTACAAGGCGGAATGGTTGCTGAATTTTCGCGGTGGGTCGTTCCTGATTGACCATTCGTCCGAGATCAGCAATGTCTGCCTGTTGATGGGCGTTTCTTATGAGCAGGTCACTCAGGGACAGGTAGCGGACATTTATCGCCAGATCGAAGTTGAGAACATGGAACGGGTCGAGCTTGAAAAGGCGCCGGTGATAGCTGTCTACTCACCGCCCACCAATGAACCCTGGGATGATGCCGTGACGTTGGCCTTAACCTATGCCGAGATTAAGTACGATGTCGTGTACGATGAAGAGCTACTCGGCGGCGGATTGGAAGAGTACGACTGGCTGCATCTTCATCACGAAGATTTCACCGGGCAGTATGGCAAGTTCTACGGCGCTTTTCGCAATCAACTGTGGTACCAGGCGCAGGTGCGAGCCAACGAAGAGTTGGCGGCCAAGCTGGGTTACAACAAAGTCAGCCAGTTGAAACTGGATGTGGCCAAGACAGTCTATGACTATGTGCGACGCGGTGGCTTCTTCTTTTCAATGTGTTCGGCACCTGAGACGATAGATATCGCCCTGGCCGCCGAGGGTCTGGATATAGTGCCGCGCGAGATCGATGGCGACGCGGTCGATCCGGGTGTACAGGCCCAGTTGGACTTCACGCGGACATTCGCCTTTGAGAACTTCGTGCTGGAGCTTGACCCTCTGGTCTACAGCCACTCGGACATAGATACCTATCCTGACCGGCTGGTGCGGTTTCTTGATGAAAGTCAGGATTATTTCTACCTGTTCGACTTCGCGGCCAAACTCGATCCGGTTCCCACTATGTTGAGTCAGTGCCACACCAGCACCGTGAACGGATACCTCGGTCAGTCGACCGGTTTTCGCAAATCATTATTGAAGAAATTCGTTACACCGCTTGGCCAACCGGATAATTTCGACGAGGTGCGCTATCTCCACGGCAACCTCGGCCGTGGAACTTTTACTTTTCTGTCCGGACACGATCCGGAGGATTATCGTCACATGGTGCACGATCCGCCGACCGAGTTGGTACTGCACAAACATTCCCCCGGCTACCGTCTGATCTTGAACAACGTTCTCTTCCCCGCCGCCAAGAAGAAAGAACGCAAGACTTAA
- the aroF gene encoding 3-deoxy-7-phosphoheptulonate synthase, which yields MIVVMKADSTEDHLKVVLNKIEQLGFKPHLSRGEKKTIVGVVGNGKMVDHEQFTMLEGVDSVVRIMKPYKLAGREFKKEPTVIEVGPVKIGGDNVVVMAGPCAVESREQTLRAADAVAEAGATILRGGAFKPRSSPYSFQGLGEEGLQILSAAKQQTGLPVVSEVTTPTVVELVASYADMLQVGARNMQNFALLEAVGRTGKPVLLKRGMMSTIEELLMSAEYILSNGNPNVILCERGIRTFETATRNTLDISAVPVIKSLSHLPVIIDPSHATGQRSLIEPMAKAAIAAGADGLIIEVHPDPDEALCDGAQSLYPADFAKLMDQLRRIVEATGRKM from the coding sequence ATGATCGTCGTAATGAAAGCTGACTCCACCGAAGACCACCTGAAAGTGGTGCTGAATAAGATAGAGCAGCTTGGGTTCAAGCCGCATCTCTCCCGGGGCGAAAAGAAGACAATCGTCGGCGTGGTCGGCAACGGCAAGATGGTCGACCATGAACAGTTCACCATGCTCGAAGGCGTCGACTCGGTCGTGCGGATCATGAAACCGTACAAATTGGCCGGACGGGAGTTCAAGAAAGAACCAACGGTTATCGAAGTCGGCCCGGTCAAAATCGGCGGCGACAACGTCGTAGTGATGGCCGGTCCCTGCGCCGTCGAGAGCCGCGAGCAGACACTGAGAGCAGCCGACGCGGTGGCCGAAGCAGGCGCCACAATCCTGCGCGGCGGCGCTTTCAAACCACGATCTTCACCTTACAGTTTCCAGGGTCTGGGCGAAGAAGGGCTGCAAATATTAAGCGCCGCCAAACAACAAACCGGCCTGCCGGTGGTCAGTGAAGTCACCACGCCAACAGTTGTCGAACTGGTGGCGTCGTATGCCGACATGCTCCAGGTCGGTGCGCGCAATATGCAAAACTTCGCGCTGCTTGAAGCGGTCGGACGAACCGGCAAACCGGTGTTGCTCAAGCGCGGGATGATGTCGACTATCGAAGAACTTTTGATGTCGGCGGAGTATATATTGTCCAACGGCAACCCCAACGTCATCCTGTGCGAGCGAGGTATCCGCACGTTTGAAACAGCCACCCGCAACACGCTGGACATATCGGCCGTGCCGGTGATCAAAAGCCTCAGCCACCTGCCGGTGATAATCGATCCCAGCCACGCTACCGGTCAACGGTCGTTGATCGAACCGATGGCCAAGGCGGCAATAGCCGCCGGCGCCGATGGACTCATTATCGAAGTGCATCCCGACCCGGATGAGGCGCTCTGCGACGGCGCGCAATCTTTGTATCCGGCCGACTTCGCCAAGCTCATGGATCAACTGCGCAGAATCGTCGAAGCGACCGGGAGAAAGATGTGA
- a CDS encoding Lrp/AsnC ligand binding domain-containing protein, whose protein sequence is MTTDYEIDNLDRQILEYLRRDGRMAFTEIAQKLIVSAGTIHQRVNKMTDAGIITGSKITVDYSKLGYDVTSLMGIYLKSARDLEMVMNRLRTFDEIVEVYYTTGSYALIIKARTRTTDAFYQFLLRKLQAIPEIQSTESFICLAQPIDRDLPLADLEGV, encoded by the coding sequence ATGACTACAGATTATGAAATCGACAATCTTGACCGGCAGATTTTGGAGTATTTGAGGCGCGATGGCCGTATGGCTTTCACCGAAATTGCCCAGAAACTGATCGTTTCAGCCGGAACGATTCATCAGCGCGTCAACAAAATGACCGATGCCGGCATTATCACCGGCTCGAAAATCACCGTCGACTACTCGAAACTGGGCTACGATGTCACTTCGTTGATGGGCATCTATCTCAAAAGTGCGCGTGACCTTGAGATGGTGATGAACAGGCTTCGAACGTTTGATGAAATTGTCGAGGTCTATTACACGACCGGTTCGTATGCGCTGATCATTAAGGCGCGCACACGAACGACTGATGCTTTCTATCAGTTTCTGCTTCGGAAGCTTCAGGCGATTCCTGAGATTCAGTCGACCGAGTCTTTCATCTGCCTGGCCCAACCGATCGACCGCGACCTGCCATTGGCGGATTTGGAGGGGGTGTAG
- the asnB gene encoding asparagine synthase B, which yields MCGIFVYSGRKKALPDLETHIEKLRHRGPDKLQVDEHEGGLMAFHRLRIMDLGPAGDQPFVDEQTGNKVVCNGEIYNQTELRRLTNYPYISDSDCEVLLPLYAKYGLKKTAQMLDAEFAMVLWDARRQKHVAARDPIGIRPLFYGYSRSEGEIIFASEAKAVSPFCDHVEPFPPGHVYDGEEFVRYLDISRVCQYHTHTKEEVLSNIHDKLVAATRKRLCADAPVGLLLSGGLDSSLVCAIAQRYSSRPIKTFAVGMHTDGIDLKYARDVARFIGSDHTEVLITEEDVLSSLREVIWSLESYDITTIRASIGMYLVCKHISENSDVRVLLTGEVSDELFGYKYTDFAPNPVEFQRECRKRIRELYMYDVLRADRCISAHALEARVPFSDSDFVQYVMGIHPRHKMNNNGVGKYLLRAAFEGGGYLPEHILWREKAAFSDAVGHSLADTLQAVAEESYSEQDPETIAEQYPYATPISKESLMYRDLFEQMYPRMAHLIASLWMPNPRWENCQVADPSARALPNYGASGV from the coding sequence ATGTGCGGAATATTCGTTTACAGCGGGCGCAAAAAAGCCCTTCCAGACTTAGAGACTCATATTGAGAAGCTACGTCACCGAGGACCGGACAAACTCCAGGTGGATGAACATGAAGGTGGCTTGATGGCTTTCCACAGGCTGCGGATTATGGATCTGGGTCCGGCCGGGGATCAGCCATTTGTCGATGAACAAACCGGCAACAAAGTTGTCTGCAACGGCGAGATTTACAATCAGACAGAACTCAGACGACTGACCAACTACCCATACATCTCGGACTCCGATTGCGAAGTGTTGCTGCCGTTGTATGCCAAGTACGGCCTGAAGAAGACTGCTCAGATGCTTGACGCGGAATTTGCAATGGTATTATGGGATGCCCGACGACAGAAGCATGTAGCCGCCCGTGACCCTATAGGCATACGACCGCTCTTCTACGGATACTCACGCTCGGAAGGCGAGATCATCTTTGCCTCGGAAGCGAAAGCAGTCTCACCTTTCTGCGATCATGTCGAACCGTTTCCGCCCGGGCATGTTTATGACGGCGAAGAGTTCGTGCGGTATCTGGACATAAGCCGCGTTTGTCAGTACCACACGCACACCAAAGAGGAAGTGCTGAGCAATATCCATGACAAGCTGGTGGCGGCAACGCGCAAGCGATTGTGCGCCGATGCGCCGGTGGGGCTTTTGTTAAGTGGTGGACTGGATTCAAGTCTGGTCTGTGCTATTGCTCAGCGGTATTCGTCGCGACCGATCAAGACGTTCGCTGTTGGGATGCACACCGACGGGATCGATTTGAAATATGCCCGCGACGTTGCGAGGTTCATCGGTTCGGATCACACGGAGGTACTTATTACCGAGGAGGATGTTCTATCGTCGTTGAGAGAGGTGATTTGGAGTCTTGAGTCTTATGACATTACAACCATCCGCGCTTCGATTGGGATGTATTTGGTGTGCAAACATATCAGCGAGAACAGTGACGTGCGCGTTTTGCTGACCGGCGAGGTGTCCGACGAACTGTTCGGCTACAAGTACACCGACTTCGCCCCCAACCCGGTTGAGTTCCAGCGTGAGTGCCGCAAGAGGATTCGCGAGTTGTACATGTACGATGTATTACGGGCCGATAGATGCATCAGCGCGCACGCCCTTGAGGCGCGGGTCCCTTTTAGCGATAGCGATTTCGTGCAATATGTTATGGGCATTCATCCCAGGCACAAGATGAACAACAACGGCGTGGGAAAGTACCTGCTGCGAGCAGCCTTCGAAGGGGGCGGTTATCTTCCCGAACATATCTTGTGGCGAGAGAAAGCGGCTTTCTCTGATGCCGTCGGACACTCGCTGGCTGATACATTGCAAGCCGTAGCAGAAGAGTCCTACTCAGAGCAGGACCCGGAGACTATCGCCGAACAATACCCTTACGCCACGCCGATCTCCAAAGAGTCCCTTATGTACCGCGATCTGTTCGAACAGATGTACCCACGAATGGCACATCTGATCGCCTCACTCTGGATGCCCAACCCTCGCTGGGAAAACTGCCAGGTTGCAGATCCGAGTGCTCGGGCTCTGCCCAACTACGGCGCCAGCGGCGTTTAG
- a CDS encoding dockerin type I repeat-containing protein: MNSLVFCTQLIIFILAIFSVVEASTIHVPVDQPTIQAGIDAAMTGDTVLVAPGLYQGDGNRYIRFLGKGVTLIGEGGPDSCQMYCESRHRAFSFVDGEDSSAVVKGFRITGEFGDGDYNIDKGGAVLCENSSPVYINCVFEGHWAEYAGGAVHIVNGSPRFRSCIIRKNTAEPSVGLIMAYGGAVSCYGGSTPVFENSVFAGNYARGGGGAIACVDSDPTFINCTMADNSAYYGSHVYCSLSAPTAQACILGFSRSGKAVYCADEQSDPLFSCCNFYGNAYGDWEGCTSQSDMNGNTAYNPMHCDLGRGDYHLLSTSPCLAANHDCGLLVGAFGEGCNPEYRVWEVEADGRGDAPTVQAAIDSAVHGDTVLLHPGVFTGEGNRGLDLGGKLITLTGLDGPEMTVIDCESEDRGFDLHFAEDSSATISRLTVRNGRGRGAGARCWNSSPRFSECWFLNNDATHYHFGFSFGGGVHLLRSSAKLERCLIAHNKCGTGNSTNNGGGLYIGRSNAELTNCTIIGNQATNGGAISVSRSSLLVSKCIIADNYTFGLRPALDCYRSDVQIVCSDVFNNANGDWIECLEGLEGEDGNFSADPNFCLSDSMDFHIHATSPCAATNNDCGTLIGALDIGCPPPTILTPNPVYTYWSHALFNQPGTTYVGNIPSTGTVSDIDISSVAINGAITPQSCSVIDSHPQFIGDVLVVEFTINHLPESYGPAWGTTVQTYSIAGAFTDGSPWEFTGEFSLIGHKAGDLNLDGTVDIADLVIMIEFMFHSGPMPESNSADLDANGQIDVADLILLVEEIFIQ, encoded by the coding sequence GTGAACAGCTTAGTTTTTTGCACGCAACTGATCATCTTCATTCTTGCGATCTTTTCGGTAGTTGAAGCATCCACCATCCATGTCCCTGTCGACCAACCGACTATACAGGCAGGTATCGACGCAGCGATGACTGGCGACACGGTATTGGTGGCACCGGGTCTCTATCAAGGAGATGGAAATCGCTACATCCGTTTCCTGGGCAAGGGCGTCACGTTGATTGGCGAAGGCGGGCCGGATTCATGTCAAATGTATTGCGAAAGTCGTCATCGGGCTTTCAGCTTTGTCGACGGCGAGGACAGTAGTGCTGTGGTTAAAGGATTCAGGATTACTGGTGAGTTCGGTGATGGTGATTACAATATCGATAAGGGGGGAGCCGTTCTCTGCGAAAACAGTTCTCCAGTATACATCAATTGTGTGTTTGAAGGTCATTGGGCGGAGTACGCTGGAGGGGCGGTACACATCGTAAACGGGTCGCCACGTTTTCGATCGTGCATTATCCGAAAGAATACAGCGGAACCTTCGGTGGGCTTGATCATGGCCTACGGTGGCGCTGTCAGTTGCTACGGTGGCTCCACGCCGGTTTTTGAAAACAGTGTTTTCGCCGGCAATTATGCACGAGGCGGAGGTGGAGCAATCGCCTGCGTTGACAGTGATCCCACATTCATCAATTGTACAATGGCAGACAACTCCGCTTACTATGGATCTCATGTTTACTGTTCCCTTTCGGCACCCACCGCGCAGGCCTGCATTCTCGGTTTTTCACGTTCTGGAAAGGCGGTCTATTGCGCGGATGAGCAAAGTGATCCTCTTTTTTCCTGCTGCAATTTCTACGGAAATGCATACGGTGACTGGGAGGGATGCACAAGCCAGTCTGATATGAACGGGAATACTGCCTACAATCCTATGCACTGCGATCTTGGGCGGGGTGACTATCATCTGCTCAGCACTTCTCCCTGTCTAGCCGCTAATCACGATTGCGGTCTGCTGGTGGGAGCGTTCGGTGAGGGCTGCAACCCCGAGTACCGAGTGTGGGAAGTAGAAGCAGATGGAAGAGGTGATGCTCCGACCGTTCAGGCGGCCATCGACTCGGCCGTCCACGGTGATACGGTTCTACTTCACCCCGGGGTTTTCACAGGTGAGGGCAATCGAGGTTTAGATCTGGGGGGCAAGCTGATTACCTTGACGGGACTCGACGGACCGGAAATGACGGTGATCGACTGTGAGTCAGAGGATCGGGGGTTTGACTTGCACTTTGCAGAAGACTCAAGTGCTACCATCAGCAGATTGACAGTGAGAAACGGTCGAGGTAGAGGCGCGGGAGCTAGGTGCTGGAACTCCTCACCGCGATTCTCGGAATGTTGGTTCTTAAACAACGATGCGACCCACTATCATTTCGGCTTCAGCTTTGGCGGCGGAGTTCATCTACTACGTTCTTCCGCGAAACTGGAGCGATGCCTGATTGCTCACAATAAATGTGGTACGGGCAATAGTACAAATAACGGTGGGGGGCTCTATATTGGGCGCTCGAATGCGGAACTCACGAATTGCACGATTATTGGGAATCAGGCTACTAACGGCGGAGCTATCAGCGTTTCGAGAAGCAGTTTACTAGTATCCAAGTGTATTATTGCGGATAACTACACCTTTGGATTGAGACCTGCTTTAGATTGTTATCGGAGCGATGTTCAGATAGTATGCAGTGATGTCTTCAACAACGCCAACGGCGATTGGATTGAATGCCTTGAGGGCCTAGAGGGTGAAGACGGCAACTTCAGCGCCGATCCCAACTTCTGTCTCTCAGATTCCATGGACTTTCACATCCATGCCACCTCACCTTGTGCTGCGACGAACAATGACTGTGGCACACTGATAGGGGCTTTGGATATTGGCTGTCCACCTCCTACAATATTGACCCCAAACCCGGTTTATACCTATTGGAGCCACGCTTTGTTCAACCAGCCCGGGACAACGTATGTTGGGAATATTCCATCGACTGGGACCGTCTCGGACATTGATATCAGTAGTGTGGCCATCAACGGCGCCATAACTCCGCAATCCTGTTCGGTGATCGACAGCCATCCGCAGTTTATTGGGGACGTACTAGTAGTTGAATTCACCATCAATCACTTGCCCGAATCATACGGTCCAGCCTGGGGTACTACCGTCCAAACCTATTCCATAGCCGGCGCTTTTACCGACGGCTCACCGTGGGAATTCACTGGTGAGTTCAGTTTGATTGGACACAAGGCGGGAGACCTAAACCTGGATGGGACAGTCGATATCGCCGATCTGGTTATAATGATAGAGTTTATGTTCCACAGTGGCCCCATGCCAGAAAGTAACTCGGCTGACCTCGATGCCAATGGGCAGATCGATGTAGCCGATCTGATTTTACTGGTCGAAGAGATCTTCATTCAATAG